A genome region from Erigeron canadensis isolate Cc75 chromosome 3, C_canadensis_v1, whole genome shotgun sequence includes the following:
- the LOC122593884 gene encoding uncharacterized protein LOC122593884: MATGAAGDGIFGNVFGGTISTDDMGIQHRPYHRNCTCALHKSNEKNNNSSCHHPHGCSPKVSYPVRRSWSEGCLVAMMTSSQPSPGSSPSPPPAPTGAPRLPPHAPHHR, encoded by the coding sequence ATGGCGACTGGAGCAGCGGGAGACGGGATATTCGGGAACGTATTCGGTGGAACCATATCAACCGACGACATGGGCATACAACACCGTCCGTACCATCGCAACTGCACATGTGCACTTCATAAATCCaatgaaaaaaacaataattcaTCCTGTCATCATCCTCATGGGTGTTCTCCTAAAGTATCATATCCTGTCAGAAGATCATGGAGTGAAGGCTGTTTAGTTGcaatgatgacgtcatcacaaccTTCTCCTGGCTCTTCTCCTTCTCCGCCGCCGGCGCCGACTGGTGCTCCGAGGTTGCCGCCACATGCACCTCACCATCGTTGA